Below is a window of Planktothrix tepida PCC 9214 DNA.
CTAATCCTCGTTTTTCCCGCAATTCCACAAATAACCGACTCGATAAGCCATTTCCCAGATAGGTATTTAAGACTTTTAAGGCTGAATAGTCTTCATGGTTGACAGAACTGGTTAAATAGCCCAACATGACAACGGACTGTTGGGTTTCTTGAGGGGTAATGGCGCTTTGAGGATGGGGGGTTAAGGTGGGTAAGGATAATGTCGGTAAAGAAGTTTGAGGCGCTATCCAGTCGCCAAATACCCGTTCAATTTGTTCCATCGCGGCTTCTGGGGTAATGCGTCCGGCGATGGAAATAATTAAATTATCAGGACGAAAATAGGTTTGATGGAATTCTTGCAGGTCGGCGCGGCTGAGTTGGGAAACGCTGGCTTCGGTTCCCAGGGTCGATAAAGCGTAGGGGTGATGTTGGTACATCTGGTGTCGCAGTTGTTCAAAAGCGACAGAAAAGGGTTGTTCCCGTTGTGAGCGAATTCCCTGAATGGTGATGCGGCGTTCGAGTTCGATTTCGTCTTCGGGAAAAGAGGGAAACCGTAATAATTGCGCGGTTAAATTTAAAATATTTTCAAAATCGGAAGCAACAGTTTTTAGACTGATTAAAAAATAATCCGTTGACGTGTCTGCATTCAATTTAGCTCCAACGGATTCAATTTGTTCGGCAATTTCCAAGGAGGAAAGTTGGTTGGTTCCTTTGGTTAATACAGTGGCTAATAGATGGGAAAGTCCTGATTTTTCCTGGGGTTCCCAGCGGCTTCCCGTTCGCAAAAATAAACGAGTTGCAATAATATCAGCCGCCGGATTTTCGGTGACAAGCAGCACAATTCCGTTATCGAGAACGGTGCGATGGACATTACGAATGGTGGTGGATGGAATTAAAGTTTGGGTCACAGTTCCTCTGTTTTCCTTTGTGGTTGGGGATTAAGATCGGCGTTACTGCACTTTTTAGCACAAATAGACCCCTATTTGTAATCCGTGATTTTTTGGAATTATGTTTTGATGTTGAGCATCGGTATCAGTGAACCCAGTAAAATCCTATGTAATCTTACAGTTGTTTAGGATACAATTTTTTAAATTGCTCCGTACTCTTACGCAAGGAATCAGTTTTGCTGTTATTTCTCAACATCTTAAAAGGGTTAAATTGAATTCAATTTAACCCTCTAGGTAAAACTTATTTTTGCTGTTCAATAATTCCCCCTCCTAAGACTAAATCTCCGTCATACCAAACGGCGGCTTGACCCGGAGTAATCCCAAAGATAGGTTCATCAAAAATGAGTTTAACGCAAGACCCAATATTGGGATCAAGTTCTTCTGCTTCTGGGGAATTAAGGGGAACAACGGTAACGGGTTGAGGTTGTGACCGATAACGAATTTGCACTTCGGCGCGAATGGGGGTATCGGGTGGTGAAATCGACACCCAATTGACTCGTTTAATCAGACATTCTGTTTGAACAGCACTATCTCTATCCCCAACAATGACTTGATTTCGACCTGCATCAATTCCCACAACATATAACGGATTGGGGGCAGAAATTCCTAATCCTTTTCGTTGTCCAATGGTATAATGATGAATGCCTTCATGGTGTCCTAAAACTTTCCCCGTTGTATCAACAATATCGCCTTTTTTCCCGGTAATATATTTATCCAAGAACGCTTGCATGGAACCATTGGCTTCCACTAAACATAAATCTTGGCTTTCGGGTTTATCGGCGGTTTTTAAGTTATATTGACTGGCAATTTTACGGGTTTCAGTTTTGAGGACTTCTCCCAAGGGAAATAGCGTTCCAGCGAGTAAATCTTGGGTGAGGTCGTATAAAAAATAAGATTGATCTTTATTGCGGTCTACGGCTCGTTTTAATTGATAGCGATCGCGAGTTTCATCATAGTTAATTCTAGCATAATGACCCGTTGCAATCCGATCAATTCCTAACTGTTCACGGGCATAATTTAACATCGGCCCAAACTTCACCGCGCGGTTACATTGAGAACAAGGTAAGGGTGTAATTCCGTCTCGATATCCATCCACCAGATAGTCTACAATATAGGTTTGAAATAACTCTCGACTATCAACAATATGATGGGGAATTCCTAATTGTTCACAAATAGACGCTGCATCCACCATTCCTTCAGAACAGCATTGTCCTTTTCCCTTCATTAGCCACAGGGTTAACCCCACCACCTCATAGCCTTGGTTGTGTAACAAGGCGGCGGCGGCGGAACTATCGACTCCACCGGAAAGACCAACAACAACTTTGCTCATGATCCCATCAGAATAACTTGCCAATTTCAAGAAACTCACTTAACTTTAATTTTAATGTTGACTGATCTGTCAGTTCTGATTACTCTGGATTCACTAACTTGCCAACATCAATCGAACTCACTCAAACCGGGAGGACGTTAAAATGTCAGTCTATTCTATTGTAATACAGAAAAAAACAAATGGGTTGATCAATTTTTTATTGAAAATTCCCCTATTTTCTACCCTAATGCTATTGGGGGGATATGGATGGATAGCCAACCCCGTTTTAGCCGAACAACGCTATGGGGTTTATGTCAATGGGGAGAGTCCTTTATTATTAGAAGTGGTGCAACAAGTTCAACCCGGAGCGATGATGCAACGCTATAATAATCGTAGCATTATTGATCTAGGAATTTATTTTAATCAAAGTGAAGCTCAACAACTGATTGAAACCTTAAAACAACAAGGCGTTCAAGGAAATATTATTAACTTTAAAACCGGAGAAGATTTTAATAATCCGGTAACGGTAAATCCGATGATTATTCCCCTAGACCAAACAGATGTAAAAGTGATTACCACTTCTATTCCTCCCGGTCAAGTTCCCGTGACAACAGACTTGGGATTATATCAAGTTTTTGTGAGTCCAACAACTACTTCTTTAAGTGCTGTGCGCCGACTTTCTCCGAATGCCAGAACTTTAACTTATCAAGGGCAATCTGTGATTCAAGCGGGAAGTTTTGTTAATTTGTCGAATGCCAATCAACTCCAACAAAATTTGGCTTTAGCTGGAATTTCTTCGACTATTATTAATAGTACAGCGCAATTACAAGCGTTTTTAGCGAGTATTCCGACTGTTCCCAATGTTGTACCAACTCAGCCTAATTTTAATTTGGGTTTAGGCAATACCAACGGTTATTTTATTTTAATTCCTAGTCAACGGAATCAACTGGTTGCTATGGCTCAAAATATTGTGGCGTTGGGAGTTCCTTCTCAAAGTGTTCAGATGCAACAAGCCGCTTCTAATCCTTTCGTTGCTGTTGGCCCCTTTGCTAATCAACAGTTAGCACAACAATGGGAAAATTACCTCAAAAGTTCAGGATTACCTCGTGCTACGATTTATTTTGGGAGATAATTTTGGGCGGGAAGGGGCACAAGCCCCTACGATATTATAATAGGGTGATATTACATAGTTTATGATTTTATGAATTCTGAAATAAGATCCGAAAAAATTCAACAAATTGTTGTTACCGCAGAACAAATGCGAACTATTGAAAATCGGATTTTTTCTGCGGGAATGCCTGTGGCTGCGTTAATGGAAAAAGTGGCTCTTAAAATTACCCAACGCTTACAGAAGTTTTTATCGGAAAACTCAATAACCTCCTCAAATAAAATCGGGATATTAGTAGGGCCAGGACATAACGGTGGTGATGGGTTAGTTGTCGCTAGAGAATTATATTTTCTAGGGTATCCTATTATTATTTATAGCCCTTTTTCTAAACGAAAAGAATTAACCGAGGCTCATGCTAACTATGCCGTTAGTTTAGGAATTCCAGTTTCTTCTAATATTGAAGAATTACAAACCTGTGATGTTTTAATCGATGGCTTATTTGGATTTGGTTTAGAACGACCTATCGCTGGAGAACTTGCTAACGCTATTGATACCATTAACACTGGGAATAAATGGGTTATTAGTATTGATTTACCATCGGGAATTCATACCGATACGGGAGAAATATTAGGAACCGCAATTCGCGCTGATTTAACTCTCTGTTTGGGTTTATGGAAACAAGCCTTTTTACAAGAGGTCGGATTAGATTATATTGGAATAGCAGAACTGATTGATTTTGATATTCCCTTAACAGATATTCAAGAAATTTTAGGGAAATCTCCCTTTTTAAATCGTATCACTTCCTCAACAGCAATTCAGACTTTACCCCTCCCCCGTTCTGCCAATTCCCATAAATATAAAAATGGTCATTTATTAATCATAGCAGGTTCAAAACAATATACCGGAGCCGCTATTTTAGCCGGACTGGGAGCCAGAGCAAGCGGGATTGGAATGTTATCCATTGCTGTTCCGAATTCGATTAAATCCTTACTCAGTTCGACATTACCCGAAGCCTTAATTATCGGTTGTCCTGAAACGGAAAATGGAGCCATTCTCAAACTTCCAGAAGATATCGATTTAAGGCGGTATCAAACTATTGCCTGTGGCCCTGGATTAACCCCAGAAGCTCACCTTATTGTTGAAACGATTTTAACAGCAAATTGTCCGATTATTTTAGATGCAGATGCTCTTAATATTTTATCTAAACTCAATCCCTTTTTTACCCTATCTTCTCGTCAATCTACCACGATTATAACCCCCCATTTAGGAGAATTTAAACGTTTGTTCCCTGAATTAATAGAATTAGAAAAAAATAAAATTAATTTAGCGAAACAAGCTGCTGAATTAACCCAAACCATTATTGTCTTAAAAGGGGCAAGAACCTGTATTGCTACCCCAAATCAAGTTTGGATTAATCCTGATAGTACCCCGGCTTTAGGTCGAGGGGGAAGCGGTGACGTTTTAACGGGATTATTAGGAGGGCTGTTACCCCCTATTATTTTAGCGGAAAAACCTGTAGAATCAATTGTTAATAGTGCAGTTTGGTGGCATTCTCAAGCTGGAATTTTAGCAGCAAAAGAACGCACGGAATTAGGGGTTGATGCCTATACCTTAACGCAATATTTAATTCCCGCTTTAAGGCAATTTATAAAAACAAACTCATAGGGAATAATTTACCATGAAATTACAAATTATAGAACATACGGTTTTTAAACTTCATCCCGTTACTGCTGAAGCTATCTCTTATAACGAAAAAATAGGGGTTCATTGTGATACAATCTTTGAAATCGAAAGTTATTCTGAAGCAGAAGAAAACCATTTAAAGGTTAATTTCTTATCTCCAAAACCCAAAAATATGACCACTTGGTTTGTTCTTTCTCATCAAGTTAAACTTTTAGAAAATGATGAAGAATTAACCACCTCTCGTTCAGTTTCTTCGGCTTCCTTTGCTGCTTCTAATTCCGAGTGGATATGGCCGATGACAGGAACCAGTATGGGGTCAAGGGCAGAATTTGGTTATGCGAGAGGCAGACTTCATGCAGGAGTTGATATTGGCGGATATACACCCGATGAATGTTATGCTGCCAGTGATGGTGTTGTGGATTATATTAAAAATGATTGCAGTGGTGCAGAAGGTCGGGCAATTTATATTAAACGTTCCGATGGTTGGGAACACGTTTATTTTCATTTACAATCGATTCGGGTTAAAGTGGGTCAAAATATTACCAAAGGTCAATGGATAGGGGTGCGAGGAGGTTCAGGGTTTGGTTATGAAGGATTAGAAATTGATGGCGGAGGCTATTCCATTCATCTGCATTTTGAAGTCCGTCAACCTAATGGCGAATCTATTAATCCTCGTTCTATTTTACCCAATGATGGCAGTGTTCCGATTGTAGGTTAAATTAACTTCTGAGTGATAAAATCTAACAAAATCCTTTGATGAGGAGTTCCAATTAACCTCACCATTCCTGCTTTGTGAGAATAACATTCTCCAGCTTTAATATTCTCGGTGGTTAACAAACCCATATCCCATCCTTCATTTAAGACTAATTGGCTTAAATCAACCGTTAAAGGAGCATAAAAAACAAAACGATTAACCAGAGAATCACCATACTCTTTAAACAGAACTAAATCAGAAACTTGATAACCAATTTCTTCAATTAATTCTCGTTTCAAGCACAATTCTGGCGTTTCTTCCCCTTCCAAATGTCCGCCAAATAATCCCCAAACCCCCGGATGAATAATTCCAGGAATATTATCTCGCAATTGAAATAAAAACTTTCCTTCTCGATAAAGAATTGCCAAAGAAACTTGAATCATAATTATCAGTTATCAGTTATCAGTTATCAGTTATCAGTTATCAGTTATTCTCGTTTAATTTCTTTAAGATAAACTTCTCCAATATCTTTGCCTTTCATATCTTTAAGTAAAATACTTTTATATTCGACTTTACCCTGAATTAATAAGTCTTGGTTAAGGGGGGGTAAGGGTTGAGTTGTGAATACCCAAATAGAACCTGTATTATCTTGGAGTTGATAAGCACCTGCACCTAAAAATGGTGCATGGCTTTCCACTTTACCTCGTAGATAAACTTTAGCACCGATTTTCTGCCTTTGTTGAAGTTGATCAATTTTAGCAGTGTTCAAATTAATCCAAGTTTCCGAAGGAGTAATACTCCCACAACCGACTAATCCGGTCACAAATAGTAATACAATACTCAGGGGCAACCTTGGGGTGAACTTCACTGGAAATGCAAGGGTCATAGAGTCTGGAATCTCAAATAAAATTCTTTTCTCAAGCCTATAACCTTTCGTGAGAAAAAGATTAAATTTATAGGTAAAATTATCTCCAATCCTAGCTTAACTGCTAAAAATAGAGACGATTGCAATAGAGTGAACGACGAGACAACGAATTATGGATAATCTATTAGACGGTAAATCTACAGCGAAAAAAATCCAAGCTGAACTTCAAGAACAAGTCCAAACGTGGGAAGCGAAAGTAGGGCGTCCTCCCGGTTTGGCGGTAATTATGGTGGGAGATAACCCAGCCAGTGCGGTGTATGTTCGCAATAAAGAACAAGCTTGTGCTAAGGTCGGTATTGCTTCCTTTGGTCAACATTTTCCCGCAGAAACTACTCAAGAAGAACTTACCCAAACGATTCATACCTTGAATCAAAATCAACAGGTCGATGGAATTTTAGTGCAGTTACCTTTACCTCCCCATTTAGATGCTGTTGGGTTATTGTATGAAATTGATCCCCAAAAAGATGCTGATGGTTTACACCCAGAAAATTTAGGACGGTTAGCTAGGGGGGAAAAGGGGTTAAGAAGTTGTACTCCCGCCGGAGTTATGCGACTATTTGAAGAGTATAATATTGAGTTAAAAGGCAAACACGCCGTTGTTTTGGGTCGTAGTATTTTAGTGGGAAAACCGATGGCGTTGATGCTCTTAGAAGCAGATTGTACCGTAACAATTGCCCATTCAAAAACGAAAGATTTAGCAAAAGTTACCCGTGATGCTGATATTGTAGTGGGAGCCGTTGGACGTCCGCAAATGATCACGGCGGATTTTGTGAAACCGGGTGCTATTGTTATCGATGTTGGGATTAATAAAATAACCGATGCTAACGGTAAATCTCGCCTGGTCGGGGATGTGGATTTTAATAGTGTTCAACCCATCGCCCAATATATTACCCCAGTTCCCGGCGGTATTGGCCCCATGACCGTTGCGATGTTATTACAAAATACCTTCTGGAGTTATTTGGAAACAGTCAGGGGTTGACCTTGATGGTTAACGGGTAGGGGGCGGGATATGGGTCTAAAAGTAGGCTCTCAAACCCCTATTCCCCTGTCCTACTGTTTCCGGGTGTAACGATGTTTTACTCCTAGGGGAAAATATTCAGGATCTCCGGTTAATTTGAGGGTAATTTGAGGGGTTTGATATTCAGGGGGTACATAATTAGCAAATTCGCTATTGAGGCGCTTTAATTGAGTTAAAATAGAAGTGGCGATCGCTTCTTTTTTATCCTCTGTTTCTTCAACACCGGGAGCTAATTCTACCACCACTGATAGAAATCGATTTTGATCAGAATCTTCTATCACAGACATGACAAATTTACCCGTTACCCACTCTTTTATTAAAGGTTGTTCTAACCCTACAGTAACATTTTCAGGATAAATATTTGCACCAAAATAGGATATTACAAATTGCGATCGCCCAAACACAAATACAAACGGTAATTGATGAATACCTCGATTTCCTAATTTCTGTAATTCTGAAATAGGGTCAAAATTATATTGTTTTAAAAAGTCTAACATCTCCTGAAATTGAATAATTCCACCTTGATCCGCAATATGATAACGGATTAAAGGAATGCCATTATCTCCTGAAAATAATAAGGTTCCCGTTGTCGAATCTTCCTGCTTTTGGACTTCAAAAAATCGACTTTTGGGGTCATATTGCACTAAAGTCGGTAATCGAGATTCTCCAAATAATTGTTTAGCAATGTCTGGATGTTCTGCTAAAAACCGACGAATACAAATACTTAACGGGGTTTCATTTCCTAAAACGCCTGCATCTGCTGTTCCATATAAGCTTGCTGAATCATAATAGGGTTGTGTTGAGCCAACTCGTTCCCCCAATAAACTGCGCCATTCTTCACTAAAAACCTCTCCTGCAAAAACCAATTTAACGTGATACTTTTGCCATTCTATGCCTTCAGCAATTCCCGTATCAATAACATCTTTAATAAACGGAGGATAGCCTAATAAAACCACCTGCTCAAACTGTTCCCCTAATTCTCGAATCACTCGAAAAATTTCGGTTTTTTGGTTTCCAGGGGTAATAACCGTAATGGGATAGCCTTTTGTGGCTAAATGACGACAACAAGCCGTTGTATACAGTCCGCCAACCCAGGTTCCCAAGGTAAAACAAATAACTGCTAAAGTCCGACATTGATCCCCTTGAAAACTATCATAAAAAATCTGTTCAAACCGAGTGGCAATTTGCAATTCATCACTAATAAACCGGGGCTAAAATGTCGGGTTTCCAGTGGAACCAGAAGAAACAGCAATTAAATCACAGGTTTCTAATTGTCCGTTACGGCACAATTGGGATAATGAATATTGGCGTAAATAATTTTCTTTAGTAATTAAAGGAAGAGTTTGGAAATCTTCAAGGGTTTTAATGTTAGGAATAGACTGATAATATTCTGCTAAAAATCGTTGATAGGCGGGAACAGTTGTGACAACCTGTTGAAATAATTGTAAAACAGAAGTAACCCCTCTATCTGGCGAGGGTTGAATTAAATCAGATAAGGGTGTAGATAAAAAGCCGTTTAACGCTGAAATTGCCCGTTGGCGTTGTTCGTCTCTGAGTTGACCCATGTTACAGTCCTAATAAATTGCTACTCTCAATTTAGACAGATTTGAACCGTTCAGCATTCCTTTTTTACCCTAACACCGAATGAGTCAATTAATTTACCCCGGTATTGTTCTGAGAAACCATTACACCATTGTCCGTGAGTTAGGACATGGAGGTTTTGGACGCACCTATTTAGCACAAGACCAACATCGGTTTGATGAACTTTGCGTTTTAAAAGAATTTGCCCCCCAGGTACAAGGAAGTTTTGCCTTAAAAAAATCTCAGGAATTATTTGAACGGGAAGCAGAAATTCTTTATAAATTAAAACATCCTCAAATTCCTCAGTTTCGAGAGTTATTTCGAGAAACCATTGATAATAAAGGCTATTTATTTTTAGTCCAAGATTATGTGGAAGGATTGAATTATCGGAGTTTATTGAATCAACGCTTACGCCAATGCTTGCCCTTTACTGAAGCAGAAATGATTCAATTTTTACTCCAACTGTTACCCGTTTTAGATTATATTCACAGCTATGGTGTGATTCATCGAGATATTTCCCCCGACAATATTATTCAACGTCAATTAGACGGTTTACCCATATTAATTGATTTCGGGGGTGTTAAATTAATTCAAGCTAAAGTTGAATCAGAATTAGCTGCACAACAAGGTCAAAATCCGACCCCCACTCGCTTAGGAAAAGTTGGGTATGCTCCCGATGAACAAATGCGTTTAGGAAAAGTTTATCCCCACAGTGATTTATATGGGTTAGCCGCTACAATATTGGTGTTATTAACGGGAAAAGAACCTCAACAATTAATTGATCCCCAAACGTTAATTTGGAATTGGAAAAAATACACAAATTTAAGTCCAGAATTTGGGGCTATTTTAGAGAAAATGTTAGCTTATCATCAAAGCGATCGCTTTCCATCGGCTCAGGATGTTCTAACAGCACTTTCAACCCTAAATTCTCCCCTAACTCAGTCTTTTCCAAAACCCTCGA
It encodes the following:
- a CDS encoding M16 family metallopeptidase, with translation MTQTLIPSTTIRNVHRTVLDNGIVLLVTENPAADIIATRLFLRTGSRWEPQEKSGLSHLLATVLTKGTNQLSSLEIAEQIESVGAKLNADTSTDYFLISLKTVASDFENILNLTAQLLRFPSFPEDEIELERRITIQGIRSQREQPFSVAFEQLRHQMYQHHPYALSTLGTEASVSQLSRADLQEFHQTYFRPDNLIISIAGRITPEAAMEQIERVFGDWIAPQTSLPTLSLPTLTPHPQSAITPQETQQSVVMLGYLTSSVNHEDYSALKVLNTYLGNGLSSRLFVELREKRGLAYDVSAFFPTRLDQSQFVVYMGTAPENTDIAIEGLRTEVERLVNIPLTPDDLQVAKNKLLGQYALGKQTNSQLAQIYGWYECLGLGIEFDTEFQTNIAGVTSAEALRVANHYFIEPYLSVVGPEAFVSSQS
- a CDS encoding NUDIX hydrolase, which gives rise to MIQVSLAILYREGKFLFQLRDNIPGIIHPGVWGLFGGHLEGEETPELCLKRELIEEIGYQVSDLVLFKEYGDSLVNRFVFYAPLTVDLSQLVLNEGWDMGLLTTENIKAGECYSHKAGMVRLIGTPHQRILLDFITQKLI
- a CDS encoding SPOR domain-containing protein; this translates as MSVYSIVIQKKTNGLINFLLKIPLFSTLMLLGGYGWIANPVLAEQRYGVYVNGESPLLLEVVQQVQPGAMMQRYNNRSIIDLGIYFNQSEAQQLIETLKQQGVQGNIINFKTGEDFNNPVTVNPMIIPLDQTDVKVITTSIPPGQVPVTTDLGLYQVFVSPTTTSLSAVRRLSPNARTLTYQGQSVIQAGSFVNLSNANQLQQNLALAGISSTIINSTAQLQAFLASIPTVPNVVPTQPNFNLGLGNTNGYFILIPSQRNQLVAMAQNIVALGVPSQSVQMQQAASNPFVAVGPFANQQLAQQWENYLKSSGLPRATIYFGR
- the mnmA gene encoding tRNA 2-thiouridine(34) synthase MnmA, translated to MSKVVVGLSGGVDSSAAAALLHNQGYEVVGLTLWLMKGKGQCCSEGMVDAASICEQLGIPHHIVDSRELFQTYIVDYLVDGYRDGITPLPCSQCNRAVKFGPMLNYAREQLGIDRIATGHYARINYDETRDRYQLKRAVDRNKDQSYFLYDLTQDLLAGTLFPLGEVLKTETRKIASQYNLKTADKPESQDLCLVEANGSMQAFLDKYITGKKGDIVDTTGKVLGHHEGIHHYTIGQRKGLGISAPNPLYVVGIDAGRNQVIVGDRDSAVQTECLIKRVNWVSISPPDTPIRAEVQIRYRSQPQPVTVVPLNSPEAEELDPNIGSCVKLIFDEPIFGITPGQAAVWYDGDLVLGGGIIEQQK
- a CDS encoding bifunctional ADP-dependent NAD(P)H-hydrate dehydratase/NAD(P)H-hydrate epimerase gives rise to the protein MNSEIRSEKIQQIVVTAEQMRTIENRIFSAGMPVAALMEKVALKITQRLQKFLSENSITSSNKIGILVGPGHNGGDGLVVARELYFLGYPIIIYSPFSKRKELTEAHANYAVSLGIPVSSNIEELQTCDVLIDGLFGFGLERPIAGELANAIDTINTGNKWVISIDLPSGIHTDTGEILGTAIRADLTLCLGLWKQAFLQEVGLDYIGIAELIDFDIPLTDIQEILGKSPFLNRITSSTAIQTLPLPRSANSHKYKNGHLLIIAGSKQYTGAAILAGLGARASGIGMLSIAVPNSIKSLLSSTLPEALIIGCPETENGAILKLPEDIDLRRYQTIACGPGLTPEAHLIVETILTANCPIILDADALNILSKLNPFFTLSSRQSTTIITPHLGEFKRLFPELIELEKNKINLAKQAAELTQTIIVLKGARTCIATPNQVWINPDSTPALGRGGSGDVLTGLLGGLLPPIILAEKPVESIVNSAVWWHSQAGILAAKERTELGVDAYTLTQYLIPALRQFIKTNS
- a CDS encoding phenylacetate--CoA ligase family protein translates to MQIATRFEQIFYDSFQGDQCRTLAVICFTLGTWVGGLYTTACCRHLATKGYPITVITPGNQKTEIFRVIRELGEQFEQVVLLGYPPFIKDVIDTGIAEGIEWQKYHVKLVFAGEVFSEEWRSLLGERVGSTQPYYDSASLYGTADAGVLGNETPLSICIRRFLAEHPDIAKQLFGESRLPTLVQYDPKSRFFEVQKQEDSTTGTLLFSGDNGIPLIRYHIADQGGIIQFQEMLDFLKQYNFDPISELQKLGNRGIHQLPFVFVFGRSQFVISYFGANIYPENVTVGLEQPLIKEWVTGKFVMSVIEDSDQNRFLSVVVELAPGVEETEDKKEAIATSILTQLKRLNSEFANYVPPEYQTPQITLKLTGDPEYFPLGVKHRYTRKQ
- a CDS encoding M23 family metallopeptidase; protein product: MKLQIIEHTVFKLHPVTAEAISYNEKIGVHCDTIFEIESYSEAEENHLKVNFLSPKPKNMTTWFVLSHQVKLLENDEELTTSRSVSSASFAASNSEWIWPMTGTSMGSRAEFGYARGRLHAGVDIGGYTPDECYAASDGVVDYIKNDCSGAEGRAIYIKRSDGWEHVYFHLQSIRVKVGQNITKGQWIGVRGGSGFGYEGLEIDGGGYSIHLHFEVRQPNGESINPRSILPNDGSVPIVG
- the folD gene encoding bifunctional methylenetetrahydrofolate dehydrogenase/methenyltetrahydrofolate cyclohydrolase FolD; the encoded protein is MDNLLDGKSTAKKIQAELQEQVQTWEAKVGRPPGLAVIMVGDNPASAVYVRNKEQACAKVGIASFGQHFPAETTQEELTQTIHTLNQNQQVDGILVQLPLPPHLDAVGLLYEIDPQKDADGLHPENLGRLARGEKGLRSCTPAGVMRLFEEYNIELKGKHAVVLGRSILVGKPMALMLLEADCTVTIAHSKTKDLAKVTRDADIVVGAVGRPQMITADFVKPGAIVIDVGINKITDANGKSRLVGDVDFNSVQPIAQYITPVPGGIGPMTVAMLLQNTFWSYLETVRG